A single genomic interval of Stieleria maiorica harbors:
- a CDS encoding nucleoside deaminase, producing the protein MEFSNERLVQWMSTTLDKAWSGVADGENPFAASVYSPNRDLVACEHNTARGQTQPSRHGEVNAIDRACQELGTTDLSGCVLVSTGEPCPMCTSAALLAKIDIIVFGAGCDVVAKSGYGGLGIGCEELIEVSNAHATVIGGIAKQQCEKLLLDNSKDG; encoded by the coding sequence ATGGAATTCAGCAATGAACGGCTTGTCCAATGGATGAGCACGACACTGGACAAAGCATGGAGTGGCGTCGCTGACGGGGAAAACCCGTTCGCGGCATCAGTGTATTCGCCCAATCGCGATTTGGTCGCGTGCGAGCACAACACGGCGCGGGGGCAAACGCAACCGTCACGTCACGGTGAGGTCAATGCGATCGATCGAGCCTGCCAGGAACTCGGTACAACGGATCTGTCGGGCTGTGTCCTGGTTTCGACCGGTGAGCCCTGCCCGATGTGCACGTCCGCTGCTTTGCTGGCAAAAATTGACATCATCGTCTTCGGTGCTGGTTGTGATGTGGTGGCGAAATCCGGCTATGGCGGATTGGGGATCGGGTGCGAGGAGCTGATTGAAGTCAGCAACGCTCATGCGACGGTCATCGGCGGGATCGCGAAACAGCAATGTGAAAAGCTGTTGCTGGACAACTCGAAGGACGGCTGA
- a CDS encoding CsbD family protein, with the protein MATSQQIHGQFRQVSGAVQQKYGEISDDDIRQTEGSFQKLIGLIQEKTGQSREQAEAYVNDLSERARASYQASAKAVAERPIESVVAAFTVGMIAGVMVGLGIASAQRPQPTWRNGWRS; encoded by the coding sequence ATGGCTACCAGCCAACAAATTCACGGGCAATTCCGCCAAGTGAGCGGAGCCGTACAGCAGAAATACGGTGAAATCTCGGATGACGATATCCGCCAAACCGAAGGCAGTTTCCAGAAACTGATCGGTTTGATCCAAGAAAAAACCGGCCAGAGTCGCGAACAGGCAGAGGCTTACGTCAACGATTTGTCCGAGCGTGCTCGCGCAAGCTATCAAGCGTCGGCCAAAGCGGTCGCTGAGCGACCAATCGAATCGGTCGTCGCCGCCTTTACCGTTGGGATGATCGCGGGGGTGATGGTCGGCTTGGGCATCGCCTCCGCACAACGTCCCCAGCCAACCTGGCGAAACGGCTGGCGCAGCTGA
- a CDS encoding SDR family oxidoreductase, with product MHRSRLNRGCTGRESSKPARAFPPKQLSLTMDTVQEVRTFPDVHLTDPRDAFAKPPYPDQEAFAMPGTTDKMNPTPDHGEQSYRGSGKLKGLNALITGADSGIGRAVAIAFAREGANVVINYLCENSDAEETKTVVEAAGVKAVTCGGDLRDESFCNELIDRSVDQLGSLEILVNNAAYQETANSIDEFSTELFDRIYKTNVYAPFWLSRAAMEHLPAGGSIINTVSIQGYNPSAYLLPYATTKSAMIGMTKAMAKLAIKRGVRVNAVAPGPVWTPLIPGSMPKDKFENFGADTLFERPAQPAELAPMYVWLASPEASFVTAEVYGCTGGKTPV from the coding sequence ATGCATCGCTCGAGGCTAAATCGCGGTTGTACAGGCCGCGAAAGTAGTAAACCAGCACGTGCATTCCCACCCAAACAATTGAGTTTAACTATGGATACTGTCCAGGAAGTTCGTACCTTTCCCGATGTCCATCTGACCGATCCCCGCGACGCCTTTGCGAAACCTCCGTACCCCGACCAGGAGGCGTTTGCCATGCCAGGTACAACGGACAAAATGAATCCAACGCCTGACCATGGTGAGCAGAGTTATCGCGGATCAGGGAAGCTGAAAGGGCTGAATGCGTTGATCACAGGTGCCGATAGCGGCATTGGTCGCGCCGTTGCGATCGCCTTTGCTCGCGAAGGCGCTAACGTCGTCATTAACTATCTGTGCGAGAACAGCGACGCGGAGGAAACCAAGACGGTGGTTGAAGCTGCAGGGGTCAAAGCCGTGACCTGCGGCGGCGACTTGCGGGACGAAAGTTTTTGCAACGAGTTGATCGATCGGAGTGTTGATCAATTGGGCTCGCTGGAGATTCTGGTGAATAATGCCGCCTATCAAGAGACGGCAAATTCTATCGACGAATTCTCCACTGAATTGTTCGATCGCATTTACAAAACGAACGTCTACGCGCCCTTCTGGCTTTCTCGCGCTGCGATGGAGCACTTGCCCGCCGGTGGCAGCATTATCAATACCGTTTCCATCCAGGGGTACAATCCCTCCGCGTACCTCCTGCCCTACGCCACGACGAAATCCGCGATGATCGGAATGACCAAAGCGATGGCCAAATTGGCGATCAAACGTGGTGTCCGGGTCAACGCGGTGGCTCCCGGCCCCGTTTGGACTCCGTTGATTCCCGGGTCGATGCCGAAGGACAAGTTCGAAAACTTTGGGGCGGACACCTTATTCGAACGTCCGGCTCAGCCAGCCGAACTTGCGCCGATGTATGTCTGGTTGGCAAGCCCCGAGGCGAGTTTCGTCACCGCGGAAGTGTATGGCTGCACCGGCGGTAAGACACCGGTTTGA